Proteins from a single region of Carassius gibelio isolate Cgi1373 ecotype wild population from Czech Republic chromosome B15, carGib1.2-hapl.c, whole genome shotgun sequence:
- the LOC127972388 gene encoding olfactory receptor 1D2-like, translating into MEPQLENESSVLVFTLYGLNETMENRYVFFSLTALFFPLMVFCNVTVIFTIISYKKFHEPMYLFICNLCVNGLFGTAGFYPKFMYDLLSYDHVISYVGCMNQIFVIYSSALCDFSTLTVMAYDRYVAICRPLGYHSIMTSQRVLQCILFCWLTPMLCMAVAVILVSRLTLCGSTVEKLYCEIWAVAKLSCFSTTLNNVFGYFLILTYFGHAEFIFCSYIYLIKMCRKSIEGRKKFIQTCVPHLLSLINVSTALLFDVLYSRYGSKNLQQGVRNFMALEFLLMPPILNPIIYGLNLKKVRQQVIRLFFKKQV; encoded by the coding sequence CCACAACTGGAGAATGAGTCCAGTGTCCTAGTATTTACACTCTACGGTCTCAATGAAACAATGGAAAACagatatgtgtttttttctttaactgcACTGTTTTTTCCCTTGATGGTCTTTTGTAATGTAACAGTCATTTTCACTATAATCTCATATAAGAAATTTCACGAGCCAATGTATCTGTTTATCTGCAATTTATGTGTAAATGGACTTTTTGGCACCGCTGGATTCTACCCTAAATTCATGTATGATTTGTTATCATATGATCATGTGATTTCTTATGTTGGATGTATGAATCAGATCTTTGTCATTTATTCATCTGCTTTATGTGACTTTTCAACATTAACAGTTATGGCATATGACAGGTATGTGgcaatatgcagacctttggggtaTCATTCAATAATGACTAGTCAGAGAGTTCTTCAGTGTATCCTTTTCTGCTGGCTGACTCCAATGTTGTGCATGGCTGTTGCAGTTATATTAGTTTCTAGACTCACTTTATGTGGCTCTACTGTTGAAAAGTTATACTGTGAGATTTGGGCAGTTGCAAAACTTTCATGTTTTTCTACaacattaaataatgtatttgggTACTTTCTTATTCTTACATACTTTGGACATGCAGAATTTATATTTTGCTCATACATTTACTTGATTAAAATGTGCAGGAAATCAATAGAGGGCagaaaaaaattcatacaaaCATGTGTACCACATTTGCTCTCACTGATCAATGTGAGTACTGCATTGTTATTTGATGTACTGTACAGTCGTTATGGCTCAAAGAATTTGCAACAAGGTGTGCGTAATTTTATGGCCCTGGAATTCTTACTCATGCCACCAATTTTAAATCCGATTATTTAcggtttaaatttgaaaaaagtacGACAGCAAGTTATTAGACTGTTTTTCAAAAAACAAGTGTAA